GGTGAAGTTTCGGTTTCCCAAGGTGCAGGAAATTTAGCTATTAAAGTAGCTGATACGCAAGCTTGCCCTACCTATATTGGTACAGTAATTGAACAGGTAAAAATTGCCCCTTCTCCTGATTGGTTACAACAGCGTTTGCGGGCTGCGGGAGTTAGACCAATTAATAATGTAGTGGACATTACTAATTATGTATTGTTGGAATGGGGACAGCCACTACACGCTTTTGATCGCGATCGCCTTATTTCTATAGCCAGAAGTGAAAAACTAGCTATTGGTGTGCGTTTTGCTAACGCCGGAGAAACCCTCAAAACTCTAGACGGACAAACTCGCACCCTCTCCATCCAGAACTTGCTGATTACCGCTAACGATAAACCAGTTGCTTTAGCTGGTGTGATGGGTGGTGAAGAAAGCGAAGTCCATGAAGGTACGCAAAATCTGATACTAGAAGCAGCTTTGTTTGATTCCGTAGTCATTCGCCGTTCTTCTCGCAGTGTGGGGTTAAGAAGTGAATCTTCATCTCGATACGAACGGGGTATAAATAGTGCAGGCTTGGAAATAGCTACACGCCGCGCCTTAACTCTGATTACCGAACTTACCCAAGGAAGTCTCGTAACTCAGGAAATTTCGGATAGCCGCCCTGATCCATCAACTTGGACACGTTCGATTGAACTACGTTTAGATCGGGTGAATCAGGTGTTGGGGCCTGTTGATTTAGGTGAACAACCCGGAGAAATACAAGCTGAGGATGTAGAGCGTACTCTAACGGCATTAGGATGTCAACTCAAGAGTGCCGGTGAGCGCAAATGGACAGTGACAGTACCACCCTACCGTTACCGTGACTTAGAACGGGAAATTGATTTAATCGAAGAAATTGCCCGTCTCTATGGCTATAATCGTTTCTGCGACACTCTGCCAGAAAAGTCAGGAGCAGGTTATTTGCCTTTTGATGTAGACATACTGCGTCAGTTGCGGGCATGTTTCCGGGGTGAAGGATTAACAGAATTAATGCACTACTCCTTAGTGAAGCCAGGAGAAGATAGACAAATAGCATTAGCAAATCCTTTATTTGTAGAGTATTCAGCCCTACGCACAGATTTGCTTTCTGGGTTGATTGATGCTTATGTGTATAATTTAGAACAAGGCAATGGGGCGCTCAATGGATTTGAAGTTGGGCGAATTTTTTGGCAAGAAGAAAACGGCTTGCAGGAAGCAGATGCCATAGCAGGGATTTTAGGAGGCGATCGCAGATCTAGCAAGTGGACAAGTAGTGGGCGTGAGCAACCCATGACTTGGTACGAAGCCAAAGGCATCTTGGATAGTGTATTTCAGCGCCTGGGTTTGGAGGTGGAATATCAACCAGATTGCCGTGACGAGCGTTTGCATCCAGGTAGAACCGCCTCTTTGTGGATTCGGGGTAACAGATTGGGTATCTTTGGGCAGTTACATCCCCAACTGCGACACGAAAGAAGTTTGCCAGAAGCAGTTTACGTATTTCAACTAGATTTAGATGTGCTGTTGGATGCACTAGATCAAGATGAAATCATCGTACCTACTTTTAAACCTTATTCTACCTATCCAGCTACAGATAGAGATATTGCATTCTTTGCACCTGTGAAAGTGACAGTTGCCGAAATTGAAAAAGCAATTACTAAAGCAGGTAAAGATTTACTCGAATCTGTGGAACTATTTGATGAATACCGGGGCGAACATGTACCGCAAGGACAACGGAGTTTAGCATTCCGCCTCATTTATCGAGCTAGCGATCGCACTCTCACTGATGCAGAAGTTGAACCCGTGCATCAAAAAGTCCGTGATACATTGGTCGAAAAATTTGGTGTTGCTTTGAGAAGTTAATTATTAGTTAGTGGTTAGTGGTTAGTGGATAGTGGTTGATGGCTAATAACAACGATCAATTACCAATCACCCATTACCAATTAGCAATTAGCAATTACCCATTACCTACTAACTACTAACAATCTTTGGAATAGAAAAAATATGACTAAATACATCATGTGGGGAACTTACTGTGAAGATGTCCTTGAGAAACGTGCCCCTTATCGTCAAGCTCATCTAGATGGATTAGCAAAACAAAAAGAATCTGGTGTACTAATTACTATTGGCCCCACCAAAGATTTAACAAAAGTTTTTGGTATTTACGAAGCTGACAACGAAGATGCTGTGCGTCAATTGGTAGAAAATGATCCTTATTGGCAAAACGGAATTTGGACTGAATACTCTATCAAAGAGTGGATTCAGGCATTTTAGATATTATGGCAAAAGGTAGTAGACAGGGCTGTATTCCTAAAAATACAAAAGATGCAGGAACAAATAATGTCTAAATTTCTTCTACTACCTCAGTTTTTTGTACGGTTATCATGAAAGATTTCTCATGCAAAAAAACTTGCTATTGCCTAGACTAAAAGTATGGTCAAACAAAACTGTCTCAACTTTGACTGTTTGTAAATCACTAAATATTGAGTTGAGAAGGTAGGTCTATGAACAAAATTTTTAAACGCACAGTTTTACCCGGCTTATTGGCTACAAGTTTAGTAGGTGCTAGTTTTGTTCCTGCTAAACCTGCTGCTGCTGATGAGTACATACTACAAGACATTGGTATTGGAGCCGGCGCTGGTGTAGTCTCTGGCGCTATTAGAGGACGTGGTTCTGTCGTCAACAATGCCATCAAGGGGGCGGCGTCTGGGGCTGCTGTCAACGCCGTTCATGGTACTAGACGTCAGTACAAAAACCGTCAAAACCGTAACGTGGTTCAAGATGTTGGAGTCGGCGCAGCTGCGGGTGCAGTAACTGGCACAATCCTTCGTGGTAACACCAGACATGTTGTTGGTGATGCCATTGATGGTGCAGCCGCAGGTGGAGCAATCAATGTCCTCACTAATGGCAAAAGGCAGTAATTCAAAAATTACATACTTAAAGTAGGGGCGCACAGCCGTGCGCTCCACAAAATTTCTCTGTTTTCGGCAACGGTAAACACTACATAATTCAAATTGGTGTTAGTATTCTTCTGGTGCTGGTAGAGGGAATCTTTCACCAGCTAAATAAGCATCTAAATTTTGTTGGAAGTAAAGCCAAGAAGTCATGTCTTCGACATCTAAAAAGGATTTCGGAGCATTTTTGTATAGAGGAACACGAGTATTAATTTCGTCTTTGAGTAGTTGCGGTAATTCGTCGAGGCCTTTGACTTTGCTACCATAAGCACTGTAGATGAGATAACCAGAGCGATCGCCCATTTTCATCCAAGGTAGCCATTGGCCAATCCTATCCCAACTCAGTCTCAGTTGAAAAACCGAAGGTAATTCCAAATTGAATAAATCTGTGGTGGGAACAGTAATTTTAAATAACTCTGCGGCTTGATAAGTGGGTTGGGGACTATATTGAGCTAATTTCTCATCTTCTAGTAAGGGGTTGGGATAAGTAGGAAAGATATCAAATACAAAAGTTGTACTCTCATCATCTACTTGGGCTGGAAACTTGCCTTTAAAATGACCTTGCACTGGGTTATTCGCAACGTGCATTACTGGAACTGTTTCCCCCGTCCAGGGATTATCCCATGTATGCAAAATCTCTTCTGTTTCGGGATTGAGGTAATAAGTCAATTCTCTAGAGGTAAAATCCCAGCAACCCGCTTCAGTGGAAATACATCTGCTCACACTCATGCCAACCATTTTAAATAAGAGTGTGCGTTTTTCACCTGGAACAAAAGCGTATATTTTACCTGTCCAGCTTAAAAAGCTTGATTCAGCAGGATCAAGTGAAGAGCGAGTTTTCACCCAGTATGAGGCTTCTAATTCTTGATTTTGGGCAACCATTTTGTGGCTCCTGACTACTTATTAAACAATACCTTTTTAGGTGAAGGTTTTGTTCCAGAAGACTTTTGGGTACAACTTGAGTGTTTTTAAACGCACCAGGGACGCAAAGGTAAGCGCAGAGAGAAGTTTGTAGACGCGCTTTGCGCGGCTTCCCGAAGGGTGCGGAGGTTTCCTCCGTTAGCGTAAGATCCTCGCGATAGCGAGGCTCAAAGCTTCGGTGGGGTCGCAGAGTTTCGGATGTTAACTAATTTTTTGTCTAATATCTGACTAAGTTAGTTCGATAAACTCAAGCTCAACTGTTGAGGCTGAATTGATATTTTTTCTTGGATGTTGATAATTAGTTATAATTAATTCTTTTCCTTTGGCTGCTTCACTCTGCTTGTAGTTATTCATTCCATACTGTAATTCCCATGCACAGATATTCTTTGATTTAAAATTATCTCTGATTGTGGGAGAATCATCATAAGTTATCAGCCAATTATGATGGCATTGTTGCACTATTTCAGCAAATTTTTGATGGTTAAAACAAGTGTGTAAGTTTCCAGCTTTACCATAAAGTTTTGATTTAGTAGCAACAAAATAAGGAGGATCTAAAAACAGAAATACTTCTTCTCCTTCTGGGATTAAAAGGTCACTGTAATCTAAATTAGTAATTTTAACGTCATTTGTTAAAATATTTTCTAATTTTTCTAAACTTTCAATTGATGAGTAAGTAAATCTTTTATGAAAAGCTTCTTGTGAAAATCCACCTGATTCAATAGTGCCAGAAAAGGTAATTCTATTGAGGACAAAAAAACGTACCGCCCTGTCAAGTTCAGTTAAATTATTTGTAGATTCTATGCTGATCAATTCTTGAAATAATAATCTACCGTCTGTATATTTATCTTTTATCAGACAGACTTCTTGAACTAGCTGAGGTAAATTTGTTTGAGCAACTTTCCAAAAACAGTATAGTTCAGGGTTTAAATCGTTAATCCAAAATTTCTGGTTTGGAAACTTTTGTTTTAGGTATATAAATACAGAACCACCACCTATAAAAGGTTCTCGAAATTCCGAAAAATTATCTGGTAAGTACTCAGCAATTTTATTTAGTGCTTTGGACTTGCCACCAGGGTAACGTAGCGGGCTTTTCAACATAAAATATTATCAGTAAATTTTTAACTCTTGGAAAAACCGCTTGAGTTTATTCGCATCCAATTTACCATCACTGCGAACCCCACTACACACATCTAATCCAAATGGGCCGACTTGTTGAACAGCCAAAGCTACATTTTCAGGTTTTAATCCTCCTGCTAAGAAGATTGGTACGTTTAGTTTTTTACGAATTATGGCGCTTAAATTCCAGTTATGGATGCGTCCTGTCCCCCCCAATTCTTTCACCAATAATGATTGGTTGCCAGAGTCTAGAAGAATCGCATCTACATAAGTTGCGACAGCGATCGCTTCTTGGATAGATTCTTCGGTACTCACATGAATAACTTGCACTATCGAGATTCCAGGCAAAGACTGGCGGATGTCTTGGTAAGTTCCAGATGCTAAGCGATCGCATATCTGCACAGTATTTGTACCGCAGTATCTTGATTGCTCTATAATTTCCTGGGCATCTTGGCTAGAAGTTAACAAAAAGGTAGCTATTGGTGGTGGAACTGAAGCGGCAATTTCTGCGATTTTCTCAAAAGTGAGAATACCAGGGCCACTAGGCATTTTTGAAACTAAACCAAGAGCAGATGCACCGCAATTAATAGCAGTCCATGCTTCCTCAATGCTGTTGATACAGCAAATCTTGACTCTTGGTATTTTTGTTCTTTCCATTGTTCCAATTGACGTTTAAAATTATGTTACGCCTAATGTGAATTAAAACTATGGCAAAAATCATGTTTTTAGAATCGTAGACGCGCTCATAGGCTTCGGTGCAGGGTACACAGATGAACACAGATACACACCGATAATCTATCTGTGTTCATCCGTGTTCATCGGTGTTCGTTAACCAAATCAAACTCTGGACACTTGCCAAAAACCCTTATATTGCTTTTTCAATTCACGTTAGGCGTAATTATGTTTTAAAAAATGACCGCTGATGTACACAGATACACACTGATGAATACAGATAAATTTACAGGGATGCGGCTATGTCATCTGTTAATGTTATTCAAACACAAACAAATACTTGGTTTTATATGGTTTCTCTCCTGTCTTCTTTATTGTCAAAATGACGAAATAGAAAAATCCAAATCGGTAGAAAACTATTAATAGCGATTAGTCGCACAACATGGCCGGCTGTCACAATTTCTACATTATGATCTAGTGTCAAAGCAACTAAGATAATTTCCGCAGATCCTCCAGGTGCTGTTACTAACAGACAAGTTAGCCAGTCCCAAGACGTTAATTGCATGGCAAGCAAAGTCGCGGCTACCCCAGCAGCAAGAGTCATCGCGACTGAAATGATAGCGTATCCTATAGTTCGTTTTGGGAAAGCAGGTTTTTCACCCCAATACTCACCGATAGTAATTCCCAGCAACATTTGACCGAGTAACTTGATTACAACTGGTGGGGTAAACGAGATATCATCTACAAAAGATAGCCAATTGAGAATAGGATTAAATGCTATTCCTACTAGTAATGATGCAAAAAAAGGGGCAGCAGGAACTTTCAGTAATTTCGTTATATAAACTGCTAATGCGCTGATAACCAACACCAATAAGAGTAACTCAAAAGAGTATGACTCGACAGTAGAGGATATCGGTGATTGAACTGAGGTATGATTTGTGGCTTTAGCAATTAAGGGTATGAGAAAAACTACGCTTGTTACCCGCAGTGCCTGTACTAATGCTACCAAAGTGACATTTTTATTGTAATCTGCGGCGATAGCTGACATTACCCCTACACCGCCAGGAACTGTAGCTAGCATTGCTGTCAAAAGATTGGTTTTGCTCAAACTGGAATAAATGTAGCCAATGCAACCTCCACATAATAGTAAAAACAAGGTGAGGCAAACAAAAACTGGAACACCAGCACTAATACTAGCTAAATTAGCATGGGCATTAGAAGTGCCGATAGTTATGCCCACTAATACCATTCCAATCTCTCTAGCAGTCCGGTTAGGTTTAGGCAAATAGTTATAAATAACTCGGGATGTCTGGAATATCGCTGCACCAGAAATAATTCCGCCAAAAATCCAAGAAATACCACCAAAATTGAAGCGAAACAAAGCTAAACCAAAGGGTATTGCCAAAAGTAGTTCTGCTATCAGGATCTGGAGTTGCTTAATAAATAGCTGTTGTTGGCTAACAATGGGATTCGTTGTCGTACTATCTTTCTGATGAGGAACAACAATTAAATTTTGATTCATTAAAAAGTGTTTCTTAAATCGACTAGTAACCAAACTAGCGCGATCGTACAATACATGCATCTGTGAAAATTGTTATTTGTTGGTTGTTGGTTGTTGGTTGTTTGTTGGTTTTCTCCCGTGTCCCCCTTATCTTCCTCACCCCTCAGACTCCACCCTTACCTTAAGCCGCTACGTGTCTACACACTCCCCACACCCCTCACACTCCCTTCCCCATGCCAAACTGCTGCTCAAGTTGCAAATACTTAGGAACATCCATGAGTTCTTGAAAATCCTGGAAGCTAATTAACTCATGGAAGTTAGCTGTGGTTCCTTGTTCCTTCAACTGACTCAAACAAGCAGTCATTACCTTTGTGACTGCTAGTAAGGCTGTAAGTGGAAAAAACACTATCTTAAAGCCTAGTTTTTCTAACTCGGAGGCAGAAAGTGAAGGAGTTTTGCCACCTTCAACAATATTGGCTACCAAAGGCACATCACCAAAATTAGAAGCTATAGTTTGCAGTTCCTCCACAGATTGGGGTGCTTCTACGAATAACACATCAGCCCCAGCCTCAACGTAAGCACGACCACGCCGCATAGCTTCTTCTAATCCTAGAGGAGCGCGAGCGTCAGTGCGAGCAATGATCACCAAACTGCTATCACCCCGCGCTTGGAATGCTGCTTGAATTTTTCCGACATGTTCTTTCATCGGAATCACTCGTTTACCCTCAAAGTGACCGCACTTTTTTGGCCACTCTTGGTCTTCTAAAATTATCCCTGCCAGTCCCAACTGCACCGCATCTTGAACTGTGCGAATCACATTCAAGACATTGCCATAGCCAGTATCCATATCTGCGATTAGAGGAATGCTCACACTCTTAGCAATTCGCCCTACACTATAGAGCATTTCAGTCACACTTAGAAAACCATAGTCAGGCAGTCCAAGAGTAGATGCGGCAATACCAAAACCGCTAGTTGCTACAACATTAAAGCCTAGTTTTTCTACTAATTTAGCTCCCAAACAATCGTAAACGCCAGGAATGATCATAATACCTGGGCTCTTTAGCAAATCTCGTAGTTTTTTTCCAGAAGACATAAGTTTATATGGGGGTAGGGGAGGTGGGGAGGTGGGGAGTGTGAGGAGTAATATAGTAACTTATTTCCCTTGTCCTCCATGTCTCCACCTCCCTCCTCTACTTACTATATTTTTCAACGACAGCCGCTAACTGAACTGTAAACGTGGAACCTTCGGAAGGTTTGCTTTTGACAGAAATAGAGCCTCCACAGCCTCGTAGTAGTTGCTGTACAATTGTTAGACCCAAACCTGCACCACCAGGGTCTTCTGAAGGTAGGGGACGCACACGATAAAAGCGGTCAAAAATTTTGGGAATTTCGCTTTCGCTAATACCGATACCACTATCACGAAATTCTAATTGAACATAGTCGCCCTGAAGCCTTCCCCAAACCCAAACTTGACCTCCATTGGGAGTGTATTTGATGCTATTAGAAAGTAGATGAATGACAATTTGCCTCAGTCCTCCACTGACACACCAAACAGCAGGGAGTTCTGTAGGTACGGTGTAGGCTAGCATAATGCCTTTTTCTTGTGCTAGAGGCTGGTAGGTACTAACTACTCCAGGTACAATGTCTGCTAAGCATACTGCTTCTAAGTTCATTGCTTCCAAATTGCGTTCGATTTGCACCAGTTCCAATACACCATGAATGAGTGAATTTTGGCGATCGCATTGGGTGCTGAGCATTTGGGAGTAGCGCTGACGCTGTGGATTTTTGAGATTAGGCGAATTTAATAGACTTAAGGCAGTCTTCATGTGCGTCAGAGGTGTACGCAGTTCATGACAGACATTGCTTAAAAATTCATCTTTAAGTTGCAAACTATTGTGTAGTGCTTGTTTTTGCTGTTCTATCTTGGCAATCCGTTTAGCAATAATTTGACGGTTGATTTCTTCTTGGCATTGGAGTTGTTTTGTCAGCAATTGACTCATCAGTGCTGGTTCAGACACACTTGCACAAATCGAATGATCTGGTGTGATCGCCGAATCTTCTGGCACTATTGCCTGTTTAATACTATCTAATACCTGTTGGATAATTTTTGGATCAAAAGTAAATATTGTCAATAAAGTTTTATGATTTTTAATTGCTCGTTCAGTAACTATTAAGCTGCAAAAGTTTACTGATAAAACTATTAAAAAATATTCTCGCCGCTTCTGATTTGGTAAGAATCGCAGACCTTGTTGAGATGGGGAATATGGTTTGAGATTTTCTTTATCAACTCCCTCTATTCCTACCTCTCCAACATGGCAATGATAAACAACCCCAGCATTATCAATACGCTGTTGGTAACGCTGAATTTCTGAATGCCAAATTTTTCCTGGTGGCAGCTTTACCCATAAAGTTGCGGGAATTTGCTGTTCTATTAGTAAGTCAATTTGTGACTTCAATAGTGATAGCAAATTAGCAGGAGTAACAGATGAAACCGAAGGAGGCGTTTGTACATCCAAAGCCAGTTGATATATTGATAGTTCCCGAACTAGAGAAACATTCATTTGTTATTTGTCATTTGTCATTTGTCATTGAGCATGAATCAGTTAACAGTTACCAGTTTAATTTGATAACTGATAACTGATTAGTTGTCCTCCTTCCAATCCCTAATCCCTAATTTCTAAGCTATAGCCCTTAGCCTTTCGTCTAGTGCGTCGCGTGCGTGTTCTCTGTCATCAAAGTGGATTTTTTCAGTTCCGAGAATTTGGTAATCTTCGTGACCTTTACCAGCTAGCAAAACACCGTCTCCGGGTTGTGCTTCTAAAATAGCACTACGAATGGCAGTAGCGCGATCGCAGATTACTATGGGCTGAACTGTTTCCGGTATTCCTGCTAAGATGTCCTGCAAAATCCGTTCTGGATCTTCAGTACGGGGATTATCGGATGTTACGACTGCTACGTCAGCTAGTTCAGCGGCTATTTTACCCATTTTCGGGCGCTTAGTCCTATCCCTATCTCCTCCGCAACCAAACACACAAATTATCTTACCAGGAATAAACGGACGCGAAGCTTTGAGCAAGTTCTCTAAGCTATCAGGAGTGTGAGCATAATCTACGATGACGCTGATGTCCTGTTGTGGATTCACCTGTACTCTTTCCATGCGTCCGGGAACCCCCGGAAACTCTGGTATTGTAGATACCACCAATTCTAAATCTAAACCTAAGTGTAAAACTGCTCCTACTGCTGCCAAAAGATTTTCGAGATTATATTGACCGACTAGGGGCGAACGAAAAGTGGCATCACCTTTTGGTGTATGGAGTTTCCCGCTAACACCATTTGGTTCGTAACTTAAATCACTCATCCATAAATCAGCAGTAGAATTGCTAACACTATAACTCCAAACTTTATCTGCATCTAAAGATACAATTAATCGCTGTCCGTAGGCGTCGTCGGCGTTAATTATTGCCCGCCCTTTGAGATAATCACAATTAAATAGTAAAGCTTTCGCCGCGAAGTAATCTTCCATGTCGCGGTGGAAGTCAAGATGATCTTGGGTAAGGTTACTAAATACGCCGACTTCAAACTGGCAACCCATGACTCGTCCTTGGGCCAAAGCGTGGGAACTAACTTCCATCACACCATACTCATTACCAGCAGCGATCGCTGCTGCTAGCTGATGTTGCAGTTCGACTGCAAATGGTGTGGTGTGAACAGCAGTTTGGGTAAACCCTAGCCAACGAGTATAGAGAGTACCCATTAAAGCTGTAAGTTTATTTGCTTGGTTAAGGAAATATTCAATCAAATGGGTAGTTGTGGTTTTACCGTTTGTACCTGTGACGCCCACAAGTTTAAGTTTTTGCCCTGGATAGTCATAAAAAACTTTGGCTATTTGGGCGCAGGCTTTTGTCATATCTGTAGCAGTAATTACACAAGCCTCTGGTGTGGGAGGGTGTTTTTGGGCTGCATGAGGAGATATAATTGCCGCTACAGCACCAGATGCGATCGCGCTTTGCCAAAAGTCCCCACCATCAACCCGTGTTCCGGGCATACCAATAAACAAATCTCCTGGACTGGTTGCATGAGAATTTGTTGTTAATCCTGTTACCTGACTATCCATTGCTGGATGTTCAGGTAAATGCAAAATCCCTTCTACAGTAGCTAATAACTCCCGCAGTTTCATGTTGTGAACCTCTTCAAAAAAGGGACTACAGACTAGGGAAAGAAATTTTAGATTTGGGATTTTGGATTGATTCAAAATCCCAAATTGCTAGCTTCTAGCCTCTAGCTTCAAGTTCCTAACCCATAGCTTGCGCTTTATTCTGCACTATTTTCCCTTTTATACAAAGAGCTATAGATACTTCCGGAGTAAATTTTCCAACTGCTGCACTGATGCACGGGGAGAAGGACGGGGTATGAGTTGCATACTCTCTTGTGTGCTGGTGGGATGGGCATCCTGTGCGCTATTTGATCGATGGGCTAAAAACAAGATCGGAACCTCATATTGGTAAGCCTCAAACCAATCCTCACAGGTAGTAATATCTCGAATCTCTAGCTGTAAAGAAGGAAAATTTCCCATCTCTACAATTTGTTCTAACTTTTCCTGCAATCCTTCACATAAATGGCATTCTGGCTTGCTATATAAAATTAGTCGCATTTGTCTTTACCAATTTTGACATTCCCAAGCAACAAACTTTTATTATTGTGCTTGCTAGAATTAATTTTGCAAAATTCAAAAAATCTTGATATTTCAGTTGCAACTAAAACACAGAGGGACGCTGAGTATTTTTTCGCTACGAACTCATGAAACGTTTTACTTAGTTGGTAAGACTTTGATTCTTAGCTGGAGTTATTTTTATTTGGAGTCTGAGAAGAGATCAAGAATAAACAATAGAGATTTTACTAGTATCGAGATCATAACGAGCGCCAACAATTTTAAGCTTATTTTGACGAACAAGTCTAGATAAGGTTGTGGAATATTCTTGTAGTTTATTT
Above is a genomic segment from Fischerella sp. JS2 containing:
- a CDS encoding YciI family protein, which encodes MTKYIMWGTYCEDVLEKRAPYRQAHLDGLAKQKESGVLITIGPTKDLTKVFGIYEADNEDAVRQLVENDPYWQNGIWTEYSIKEWIQAF
- a CDS encoding DICT sensory domain-containing protein gives rise to the protein MNVSLVRELSIYQLALDVQTPPSVSSVTPANLLSLLKSQIDLLIEQQIPATLWVKLPPGKIWHSEIQRYQQRIDNAGVVYHCHVGEVGIEGVDKENLKPYSPSQQGLRFLPNQKRREYFLIVLSVNFCSLIVTERAIKNHKTLLTIFTFDPKIIQQVLDSIKQAIVPEDSAITPDHSICASVSEPALMSQLLTKQLQCQEEINRQIIAKRIAKIEQQKQALHNSLQLKDEFLSNVCHELRTPLTHMKTALSLLNSPNLKNPQRQRYSQMLSTQCDRQNSLIHGVLELVQIERNLEAMNLEAVCLADIVPGVVSTYQPLAQEKGIMLAYTVPTELPAVWCVSGGLRQIVIHLLSNSIKYTPNGGQVWVWGRLQGDYVQLEFRDSGIGISESEIPKIFDRFYRVRPLPSEDPGGAGLGLTIVQQLLRGCGGSISVKSKPSEGSTFTVQLAAVVEKYSK
- a CDS encoding UDP-N-acetylmuramoyl-L-alanyl-D-glutamate--2,6-diaminopimelate ligase; the protein is MKLRELLATVEGILHLPEHPAMDSQVTGLTTNSHATSPGDLFIGMPGTRVDGGDFWQSAIASGAVAAIISPHAAQKHPPTPEACVITATDMTKACAQIAKVFYDYPGQKLKLVGVTGTNGKTTTTHLIEYFLNQANKLTALMGTLYTRWLGFTQTAVHTTPFAVELQHQLAAAIAAGNEYGVMEVSSHALAQGRVMGCQFEVGVFSNLTQDHLDFHRDMEDYFAAKALLFNCDYLKGRAIINADDAYGQRLIVSLDADKVWSYSVSNSTADLWMSDLSYEPNGVSGKLHTPKGDATFRSPLVGQYNLENLLAAVGAVLHLGLDLELVVSTIPEFPGVPGRMERVQVNPQQDISVIVDYAHTPDSLENLLKASRPFIPGKIICVFGCGGDRDRTKRPKMGKIAAELADVAVVTSDNPRTEDPERILQDILAGIPETVQPIVICDRATAIRSAILEAQPGDGVLLAGKGHEDYQILGTEKIHFDDREHARDALDERLRAIA
- a CDS encoding phosphoribosylanthranilate isomerase — its product is MERTKIPRVKICCINSIEEAWTAINCGASALGLVSKMPSGPGILTFEKIAEIAASVPPPIATFLLTSSQDAQEIIEQSRYCGTNTVQICDRLASGTYQDIRQSLPGISIVQVIHVSTEESIQEAIAVATYVDAILLDSGNQSLLVKELGGTGRIHNWNLSAIIRKKLNVPIFLAGGLKPENVALAVQQVGPFGLDVCSGVRSDGKLDANKLKRFFQELKIY
- a CDS encoding AbrB family transcriptional regulator → MNQNLIVVPHQKDSTTTNPIVSQQQLFIKQLQILIAELLLAIPFGLALFRFNFGGISWIFGGIISGAAIFQTSRVIYNYLPKPNRTAREIGMVLVGITIGTSNAHANLASISAGVPVFVCLTLFLLLCGGCIGYIYSSLSKTNLLTAMLATVPGGVGVMSAIAADYNKNVTLVALVQALRVTSVVFLIPLIAKATNHTSVQSPISSTVESYSFELLLLVLVISALAVYITKLLKVPAAPFFASLLVGIAFNPILNWLSFVDDISFTPPVVIKLLGQMLLGITIGEYWGEKPAFPKRTIGYAIISVAMTLAAGVAATLLAMQLTSWDWLTCLLVTAPGGSAEIILVALTLDHNVEIVTAGHVVRLIAINSFLPIWIFLFRHFDNKEDRRETI
- a CDS encoding DUF1838 domain-containing protein, whose translation is MVAQNQELEASYWVKTRSSLDPAESSFLSWTGKIYAFVPGEKRTLLFKMVGMSVSRCISTEAGCWDFTSRELTYYLNPETEEILHTWDNPWTGETVPVMHVANNPVQGHFKGKFPAQVDDESTTFVFDIFPTYPNPLLEDEKLAQYSPQPTYQAAELFKITVPTTDLFNLELPSVFQLRLSWDRIGQWLPWMKMGDRSGYLIYSAYGSKVKGLDELPQLLKDEINTRVPLYKNAPKSFLDVEDMTSWLYFQQNLDAYLAGERFPLPAPEEY
- a CDS encoding oxaloacetate decarboxylase — translated: MSSGKKLRDLLKSPGIMIIPGVYDCLGAKLVEKLGFNVVATSGFGIAASTLGLPDYGFLSVTEMLYSVGRIAKSVSIPLIADMDTGYGNVLNVIRTVQDAVQLGLAGIILEDQEWPKKCGHFEGKRVIPMKEHVGKIQAAFQARGDSSLVIIARTDARAPLGLEEAMRRGRAYVEAGADVLFVEAPQSVEELQTIASNFGDVPLVANIVEGGKTPSLSASELEKLGFKIVFFPLTALLAVTKVMTACLSQLKEQGTTANFHELISFQDFQELMDVPKYLQLEQQFGMGKGV
- a CDS encoding DNA adenine methylase gives rise to the protein MLKSPLRYPGGKSKALNKIAEYLPDNFSEFREPFIGGGSVFIYLKQKFPNQKFWINDLNPELYCFWKVAQTNLPQLVQEVCLIKDKYTDGRLLFQELISIESTNNLTELDRAVRFFVLNRITFSGTIESGGFSQEAFHKRFTYSSIESLEKLENILTNDVKITNLDYSDLLIPEGEEVFLFLDPPYFVATKSKLYGKAGNLHTCFNHQKFAEIVQQCHHNWLITYDDSPTIRDNFKSKNICAWELQYGMNNYKQSEAAKGKELIITNYQHPRKNINSASTVELEFIELT
- the pheT gene encoding phenylalanine--tRNA ligase subunit beta encodes the protein MRISLKWLRELVEVKLASEELAQTLTMAGFEVEDIEDRRTWANGVVIGRVLERQPHPNADKLSVCQVDIGTGETLNIVCGAPNVRADIYVPVATVGTYLPNIDLKIKPAKLRGVPSNGMICSLKELGLPSDVDGIHIFTQENLQLGSDVRPLLGLDDVILDVTATANRADALSMVGIAREVAALTGAKLTIPEPGEVSVSQGAGNLAIKVADTQACPTYIGTVIEQVKIAPSPDWLQQRLRAAGVRPINNVVDITNYVLLEWGQPLHAFDRDRLISIARSEKLAIGVRFANAGETLKTLDGQTRTLSIQNLLITANDKPVALAGVMGGEESEVHEGTQNLILEAALFDSVVIRRSSRSVGLRSESSSRYERGINSAGLEIATRRALTLITELTQGSLVTQEISDSRPDPSTWTRSIELRLDRVNQVLGPVDLGEQPGEIQAEDVERTLTALGCQLKSAGERKWTVTVPPYRYRDLEREIDLIEEIARLYGYNRFCDTLPEKSGAGYLPFDVDILRQLRACFRGEGLTELMHYSLVKPGEDRQIALANPLFVEYSALRTDLLSGLIDAYVYNLEQGNGALNGFEVGRIFWQEENGLQEADAIAGILGGDRRSSKWTSSGREQPMTWYEAKGILDSVFQRLGLEVEYQPDCRDERLHPGRTASLWIRGNRLGIFGQLHPQLRHERSLPEAVYVFQLDLDVLLDALDQDEIIVPTFKPYSTYPATDRDIAFFAPVKVTVAEIEKAITKAGKDLLESVELFDEYRGEHVPQGQRSLAFRLIYRASDRTLTDAEVEPVHQKVRDTLVEKFGVALRS